A part of Micromonospora chersina genomic DNA contains:
- a CDS encoding FAD-binding oxidoreductase translates to MAAAASSTDRPGALEITRKLAEICGPPFARFAGPADEVAGRTARWVAVPGGPHAAAEVLRLAAAHDLTVVPRGAGTKIDWGAAPAQVDIMLDTGRLAGVWHEPQGSSVAEIGAGTPLRAVQATLERTGRRLPVDAPSPGATLGGVLAADEAGPLRHRHGSPCAQLVGVRYLDADGELVSVGLPGTAQFGQAAPSTRPGGSVAAGPAGGTPPGGDSAALGGGEVPGLDVARLGGSVVFGGAEVPGLDVARLLCGSQGGLGVLVSATMRVQAVPAGRVWVSRPVWTPLEVHDLVRAVLAARLDPAAVELDLPVPVSLPRRRIPASHPSVAGRPDHPAVAGRPARPAAAGSLVVLLEGGPADVAERADRLTALLGPESVVNHAAPEWWGRYPFAPGDTALRIEVPINDLHAAVYALRDAAGTPVPVRGSAGIGAVHAALPGSLPPERVASILAAVRGVLLARQGRCVVVSAPAPVRRAVDLWGELPTLPRLRNAKAHLDPHHRLAPGRLPGGL, encoded by the coding sequence ATGGCGGCTGCAGCGAGTTCCACCGATCGACCCGGAGCCCTCGAGATAACCCGGAAGCTGGCGGAGATCTGCGGCCCGCCGTTCGCCCGTTTCGCGGGCCCCGCCGACGAGGTGGCCGGCCGGACGGCTCGCTGGGTGGCCGTGCCGGGCGGCCCGCACGCCGCGGCCGAGGTGCTCCGCCTCGCCGCGGCGCACGACCTGACAGTGGTGCCGCGCGGCGCCGGCACGAAGATCGACTGGGGTGCGGCTCCCGCGCAGGTCGACATCATGCTCGACACCGGCCGGCTCGCCGGGGTCTGGCACGAGCCGCAGGGCTCCTCGGTGGCCGAGATCGGTGCCGGCACTCCACTGCGGGCGGTGCAGGCCACCCTGGAGCGCACCGGACGGCGCCTCCCCGTCGACGCGCCGTCCCCCGGTGCCACCCTGGGCGGGGTGCTGGCCGCCGACGAGGCCGGCCCGCTGCGCCACCGGCACGGCAGCCCGTGCGCCCAGCTCGTCGGTGTGCGCTACCTCGACGCCGACGGCGAGCTGGTCAGTGTGGGTCTGCCCGGCACCGCCCAGTTCGGGCAGGCGGCCCCGTCCACCCGGCCGGGCGGGAGCGTGGCGGCCGGACCCGCCGGTGGCACGCCGCCCGGTGGCGACTCGGCGGCCCTCGGCGGGGGCGAGGTGCCCGGTCTCGACGTGGCGCGGCTGGGCGGCTCGGTCGTTTTCGGCGGGGCCGAGGTGCCCGGTCTCGACGTGGCGCGGCTGCTCTGCGGCTCGCAGGGCGGCCTCGGGGTGCTCGTCTCGGCCACCATGCGCGTGCAGGCCGTGCCGGCCGGCCGGGTCTGGGTGTCCCGTCCCGTGTGGACCCCGCTGGAGGTGCACGACCTGGTCCGGGCCGTGCTCGCCGCCCGGCTCGACCCGGCGGCCGTCGAGCTGGACCTGCCCGTGCCCGTCTCACTGCCGCGCCGGCGGATCCCCGCGTCCCACCCCTCCGTGGCCGGCCGGCCCGACCACCCGGCGGTCGCCGGTCGCCCGGCGCGGCCCGCCGCCGCCGGCAGCCTCGTCGTGCTGCTGGAGGGCGGCCCGGCCGACGTGGCGGAGCGGGCCGACCGCCTCACCGCGCTGCTGGGGCCCGAGTCCGTGGTCAACCACGCCGCCCCCGAGTGGTGGGGCCGCTACCCGTTCGCCCCCGGCGACACCGCGCTGCGCATCGAGGTGCCCATCAACGACCTGCACGCCGCCGTCTACGCGCTGCGCGACGCGGCCGGCACCCCCGTGCCGGTGCGCGGCTCCGCCGGGATCGGCGCCGTACACGCCGCGCTGCCCGGCTCACTGCCGCCCGAGCGGGTCGCCTCGATCCTCGCCGCCGTCCGGGGCGTGCTCCTCGCGCGCCAGGGTCGCTGCGTGGTGGTGTCCGCGCCGGCACCGGTCCGCCGCGCCGTCGACCTCTGGGGCGAGCTGCCCACGCTGCCCCGCCTCCGCAACGCCAAAGCCCACCTCGACCCCCACCACCGCCTGGCCCCCGGCCGCCTCCCGGGCGGCCTGTAA
- a CDS encoding threonine ammonia-lyase — MDLVSIADVRAAAEDIAGAVVRTPLLPTLWDDELWLKPESLQPVGSFKLRGATHALARLDPAARSRGVVTHSSGNHGQALAYAARAFGVPCTVVVPEGAPQVKVARMRALGADVRLVPPARRLAEAEQVVVDAGAVLVPPFDHPWIIAGQGTVGLEIVADLPDVDVVLVPVGGGGLASGVATAVRALRPSTAVVGVEPLLAADARDSLAAGEVVVWDVERTYRTCADGLRTNLSELTLAHLRDRLDGIVTVTEDEIVAALGRLLGEARLVAEPSGAVALAARLFHRDELPPGRTVAVVTGGNADPHVLAAALG; from the coding sequence ATGGACCTGGTCTCGATCGCCGACGTACGGGCCGCGGCCGAGGACATCGCGGGCGCCGTGGTGCGCACCCCGCTGCTGCCGACGCTCTGGGACGACGAGCTGTGGCTCAAGCCGGAGAGCCTGCAACCGGTCGGGTCGTTCAAGCTGCGCGGGGCGACCCACGCGCTGGCCCGGCTGGACCCGGCCGCCCGGTCCCGGGGGGTGGTGACCCATTCCTCGGGCAACCACGGCCAGGCCCTGGCCTACGCCGCGAGGGCGTTCGGCGTGCCGTGCACAGTGGTCGTGCCCGAGGGCGCGCCGCAGGTCAAGGTGGCGCGGATGCGGGCGCTCGGCGCGGACGTGCGGCTCGTCCCGCCGGCCCGCCGGCTCGCCGAGGCGGAACAGGTAGTGGTGGACGCCGGGGCGGTGCTGGTGCCGCCGTTCGACCATCCGTGGATCATCGCCGGGCAGGGCACCGTCGGGCTGGAGATCGTCGCCGACCTGCCCGACGTCGACGTGGTGCTGGTGCCGGTGGGCGGCGGCGGGCTCGCCTCCGGGGTGGCCACCGCGGTCAGGGCGCTGCGACCGTCCACCGCCGTGGTCGGGGTCGAGCCGCTGCTCGCCGCCGACGCCCGGGACTCCCTCGCGGCCGGGGAGGTGGTGGTCTGGGACGTGGAACGCACCTACCGCACCTGCGCGGACGGGCTGCGGACCAACCTGTCCGAGCTGACCCTCGCCCACCTCCGGGACCGGCTGGACGGCATCGTCACGGTGACCGAGGACGAGATCGTCGCGGCGCTGGGCCGGCTGCTCGGCGAGGCCCGGCTGGTGGCCGAGCCGAGCGGAGCGGTCGCGCTGGCCGCCCGGCTGTTCCACCGGGACGAGCTGCCGCCGGGGCGTACCGTCGCGGTGGTGACCGGCGGCAACGCCGACCCGCACGTGCTGGCGGCGGCGCTGGGCTGA
- a CDS encoding HAMP domain-containing protein: MTTAKQPVAADDHEALLGELVEALRRVRRGDLRVRLPRRAGLAGEVADTFNDVVSLQERQHLDLRRISRVVGRDGRLTERLDDEGLDGSWAEGQRAVNSLIDDLGRPTTEIARVIVAVADGDLSQHMALEIDGRPLRGEYLRIGRTVNTMVDQLSSFADEVTRVAREVGTEGKLGGQADVRGVAGTWKDLTDSVNTMASNLTGQVRSISQVATAVAKGDLSQKITVGARGEVAELADTMNSLTDTLRLFAEQVTRVAREVGTDGKLGGQAEVPNVAGTWKDLTDSVNSMASNLTSQVRNIAQVSTAVARGDLSQKITVAAQGEILELKDTVNTMVDQLSSFADEVTRVAREVGIEGKLGGQAQVRGVSGTWRDLTENVNQLAGNLTSQVRNISQVSTAVAKGDLSQKITVDAQGEILELKNTVNTMVDQLSSFADEVTRVAREVGTEGKLGGQAQVKGVSGTWRDLTDNVNSMASNLTSQVRNIASVTTAVAKGDLGQKITVDARGEILELKSTVNTMVDQLSSFADEVTRVAREVGTEGKLGGQAQVRGVAGTWRDLTDNVNSMASNLTAQVRNIAQVSTAVAKGDLSQKITVDAQGEILELKSTVNTMVDQLSSFADEVTRVAREVGTEGKLGGQAQVKGVSGTWRDLTDNVNSMASNLTSQVRNIASVTTAVAKGDLGQKITVDAQGEILELKNTVNTMVDQLSSFADEVTRVAREVGIEGKLGGQAQVKGVSGTWRDLTENVNQLASTLTTQLRAISQVSTSVTRGDLTQRISVKAQGEVAELKDNINQMIVTLRETTKKNAEQGWLDSNLARIGGLLQGQRDLGEVCRMIMMEVTPLVDAQLGAFFLADSSEGSMRLRLTASYGYVARGHDVTFGPGEGLVGQAALSRRTIRVNAQPDGRLVLRSGLAETPPADLVVLPVLFEGELLGVIEFAGVSTFSELHLAFLERLVLTIGVAVNTIQANRRTEELLAQSQRLAHEMQEQSAELQRTNAELEDKAKLLSEQKTNIETQNREIELARLGLEEKAQQLTRASAYKSEFLANMSHELRTPLNSLLLLARLLAENPEQNLSPKQIEFARTIHGAGSDLLSLIDDILDLSKIEAGRMDVEPTEIHFSEIRSYVEQAFAPQAEEKGLDFQVRISKELPPALVTDAQRLQQILRNLLSNSVKFTDNGAVTLRIAPAAENAVFDVPALTNARQVIAFSVIDTGIGISDDKLSLIFEAFQQADGTTSRRYGGTGLGLSISRDLARLLGGTITVSSAPGQGSTFTLFVPDVLAPDAVVAPAPPSPQRAGLPSSLLMPMELPQPQETPATRRLEGVTVLIIDDDVRNVFALTSALELHGMTVLYSDNGADGVRQLAEHPEVDIVLMDAMMPDQDGYETTAQIRRNHRFADLPIVFLTAKAMPGDRESAIAAGGSDYITKPVDLDELIEMMASWIGRSRGEENP, translated from the coding sequence ATGACCACGGCGAAACAACCGGTGGCCGCGGACGACCACGAGGCGCTCCTCGGTGAGCTGGTCGAGGCGCTGCGGCGGGTACGTCGCGGCGACCTCCGGGTCCGGCTGCCCCGGCGGGCCGGCCTGGCCGGCGAGGTGGCCGACACCTTCAACGACGTGGTGTCGCTCCAGGAGCGGCAGCACCTGGACCTGCGCCGGATCAGCCGGGTCGTCGGCCGTGACGGCCGGCTGACCGAGCGCCTCGACGACGAGGGTCTGGACGGCTCCTGGGCGGAGGGGCAGCGGGCGGTCAACTCGCTGATCGACGACCTGGGCCGCCCGACCACGGAGATCGCCCGGGTGATCGTGGCGGTGGCCGACGGCGACCTGTCCCAGCACATGGCGCTGGAGATCGACGGCCGCCCGCTGCGTGGCGAGTACCTGCGCATCGGCCGGACCGTGAACACGATGGTGGATCAACTCTCGTCGTTCGCCGACGAGGTGACGCGGGTGGCCCGCGAGGTGGGCACCGAGGGCAAGCTGGGCGGCCAGGCGGACGTCCGCGGCGTGGCCGGCACCTGGAAGGACCTCACCGACTCGGTGAACACCATGGCGTCGAACCTCACCGGCCAGGTGCGGTCGATCTCCCAGGTGGCGACGGCGGTGGCGAAGGGCGACCTGTCGCAGAAGATCACGGTGGGCGCCCGCGGCGAGGTGGCCGAACTGGCCGACACGATGAACTCGCTCACCGACACGCTGCGGCTCTTCGCCGAGCAGGTGACCCGGGTGGCCCGCGAGGTGGGCACCGACGGGAAGCTCGGCGGCCAGGCCGAGGTGCCGAACGTGGCCGGCACCTGGAAGGACCTGACCGACAGCGTCAACTCGATGGCGTCGAACCTGACCAGCCAGGTCCGCAACATCGCCCAGGTCTCCACCGCTGTGGCCCGCGGCGACCTCTCCCAGAAGATCACGGTGGCCGCCCAGGGCGAGATCCTGGAGCTGAAGGACACCGTGAACACGATGGTGGACCAGCTGTCGTCGTTCGCGGACGAGGTGACGCGGGTGGCCCGCGAGGTGGGCATCGAGGGCAAGCTGGGCGGCCAGGCCCAGGTACGCGGGGTCTCCGGCACGTGGCGGGACCTCACCGAGAACGTGAACCAGCTCGCCGGCAACCTGACCAGCCAGGTCCGGAACATCTCGCAGGTCTCGACGGCGGTGGCCAAGGGTGACCTGTCGCAGAAGATCACGGTGGACGCGCAGGGCGAGATCCTGGAGCTGAAGAACACTGTGAACACGATGGTGGACCAGCTGTCGTCGTTCGCGGACGAGGTGACGCGGGTGGCCCGCGAGGTGGGCACCGAGGGCAAGCTGGGCGGCCAGGCGCAGGTGAAGGGCGTTTCCGGCACCTGGCGGGACCTGACCGACAACGTGAACTCGATGGCGTCGAACCTGACCAGCCAGGTGCGGAACATCGCCTCGGTCACCACGGCCGTGGCGAAGGGTGACCTGGGTCAGAAGATCACCGTCGACGCCCGGGGCGAGATCCTGGAGCTGAAGTCGACCGTCAACACGATGGTGGACCAGCTGTCGTCGTTCGCCGACGAGGTGACGCGGGTGGCCCGCGAGGTGGGCACCGAGGGCAAGCTGGGCGGCCAGGCCCAGGTACGCGGCGTCGCCGGCACCTGGCGGGACCTGACCGACAACGTGAACTCGATGGCGTCGAACCTGACCGCCCAGGTGCGGAACATCGCCCAGGTGTCCACGGCGGTGGCCAAGGGTGACCTGTCGCAGAAGATCACGGTGGACGCGCAGGGCGAGATCCTGGAGCTGAAGTCGACTGTCAACACGATGGTCGACCAGCTCTCGTCGTTCGCCGACGAGGTGACGCGGGTGGCCCGCGAGGTGGGCACCGAGGGCAAGCTCGGCGGCCAGGCCCAGGTGAAGGGTGTCTCCGGCACCTGGCGGGACCTGACCGACAACGTGAACTCGATGGCGTCGAACCTGACCAGCCAGGTGCGGAACATCGCCTCGGTCACCACGGCCGTGGCGAAGGGCGACCTGGGCCAGAAGATCACCGTCGATGCGCAGGGCGAGATCCTGGAGCTGAAGAACACCGTGAACACCATGGTGGACCAGCTCTCCTCGTTCGCCGACGAGGTCACCCGGGTGGCCCGCGAGGTCGGCATCGAGGGCAAGCTGGGCGGCCAGGCGCAGGTGAAGGGGGTCAGCGGCACCTGGCGCGACCTCACCGAGAACGTCAACCAGCTCGCCTCGACCCTGACCACCCAGCTCCGGGCGATCTCCCAGGTCTCCACCTCGGTGACCCGGGGCGACCTGACCCAGCGGATCAGCGTGAAGGCGCAGGGCGAGGTCGCCGAGCTGAAGGACAACATCAACCAGATGATCGTCACCCTCCGGGAGACGACCAAGAAGAACGCCGAGCAGGGCTGGCTGGACTCGAACCTGGCCCGGATCGGCGGCCTGCTCCAGGGCCAGCGGGACCTCGGCGAGGTCTGCCGCATGATCATGATGGAGGTGACCCCGCTGGTCGACGCGCAGCTCGGCGCGTTCTTCCTGGCGGACAGCTCCGAGGGGAGCATGCGGCTGCGGCTCACCGCCTCCTACGGCTACGTGGCCCGCGGGCACGACGTGACCTTCGGGCCCGGCGAGGGGCTGGTCGGGCAGGCCGCCCTGTCCCGGCGGACCATCCGGGTCAACGCCCAGCCCGACGGGCGCCTGGTGCTGCGGTCCGGCCTGGCCGAGACGCCTCCGGCCGACCTCGTGGTGCTGCCGGTCCTCTTCGAGGGCGAGCTGCTCGGCGTGATCGAGTTCGCCGGGGTCAGCACCTTCTCCGAGCTGCACCTGGCGTTCCTGGAGCGGCTGGTGCTCACCATCGGCGTGGCGGTCAACACGATCCAGGCCAACCGGCGTACGGAGGAGTTGCTGGCGCAGTCGCAGCGGCTGGCGCACGAGATGCAGGAGCAGTCGGCCGAACTCCAGCGCACCAACGCCGAACTGGAGGACAAGGCGAAGCTGCTCTCCGAGCAGAAGACCAACATCGAGACGCAGAACCGGGAGATCGAGCTGGCCCGGCTCGGCCTGGAGGAGAAGGCGCAGCAGCTCACCCGGGCGTCGGCGTACAAGTCGGAGTTCCTGGCCAACATGAGCCACGAGCTGCGTACGCCGCTGAACTCGCTGCTCCTGCTGGCCCGGCTGCTCGCCGAGAACCCGGAGCAGAACCTGAGCCCGAAGCAGATCGAGTTCGCCCGGACCATCCACGGCGCCGGATCGGACCTGCTCTCCCTGATCGACGACATCCTCGACCTGTCCAAGATCGAGGCGGGCCGGATGGACGTGGAGCCGACCGAGATCCACTTCTCGGAGATCCGCAGCTACGTCGAGCAGGCGTTCGCCCCGCAGGCCGAGGAGAAGGGCCTCGACTTCCAGGTACGGATCAGCAAGGAGCTGCCGCCGGCCCTGGTCACGGACGCCCAGCGGTTGCAGCAGATCCTGCGCAACCTGCTCTCCAACTCGGTGAAGTTCACCGACAACGGCGCGGTGACCCTGCGGATCGCGCCGGCCGCCGAGAACGCGGTCTTCGACGTGCCGGCGCTGACCAACGCCCGGCAGGTGATCGCCTTCTCGGTGATCGACACCGGCATCGGCATCTCGGACGACAAGCTCTCGCTGATCTTCGAGGCGTTCCAGCAGGCCGACGGCACCACGAGCCGGCGCTACGGCGGCACCGGCCTGGGCCTGTCGATCAGCCGGGACCTGGCCCGCCTGCTCGGCGGCACGATCACGGTGTCCTCCGCGCCCGGGCAGGGTTCGACGTTCACCCTCTTCGTACCCGATGTGCTGGCGCCGGACGCGGTGGTGGCGCCGGCGCCGCCCTCGCCGCAGCGCGCGGGCCTGCCGTCGTCCCTGCTCATGCCCATGGAACTGCCGCAGCCGCAGGAGACGCCGGCGACCCGCCGGCTGGAGGGCGTGACCGTCCTGATCATCGACGACGACGTCCGGAACGTGTTCGCGTTGACCTCCGCGTTGGAACTGCACGGCATGACCGTGCTGTACTCGGACAACGGAGCGGACGGAGTCCGCCAACTGGCCGAGCATCCGGAGGTGGACATCGTGCTGATGGACGCGATGATGCCGGACCAGGACGGCTACGAGACGACGGCGCAGATCCGGCGGAACCACCGCTTCGCCGACCTGCCGATCGTGTTCCTGACCGCGAAGGCGATGCCCGGTGACCGGGAGTCGGCGATCGCGGCCGGGGGTAGCGACTACATCACCAAGCCGGTCGACCTGGACGAGCTGATCGAGATGATGGCGTCCTGGATCGGCCGGAGCCGAGGCGAGGAGAATCCGTGA
- a CDS encoding SpoIIE family protein phosphatase, protein MSAEAGPAMNGGSDEHIRRVRLPADRRTPAAARALVRSVLAEADLHELLNEALLLTTELTTNAVEHARTELDIEVEADPGGLTVTVTDFASGPVDELLVGVRNTTSDITEVAERGRGLLLVDHFASRWGTTYLPTGKGVWFRLDRPGVGAATRPGGLTPATQAADGDGGTPSAAAMSELMQTTPDPYADDPLPEFAAGLLTRVAEMVGAAGGVVRLDRGDGQGSQVLARYGRQPREGNELLRVPLAVHRPYAGELELDAAPSAYARPLAVLAGERLSLHLENDRLRRADVRRSAWLTFLAEASELLAQSLDVELTMALVPQLVVPRLGQWCAVHTTDEWGRLRLAAASHADEALLPQLHRVLQETGPDSIQARLREASRSAAQVPLGAPMEGFAVPLIARGQRLGTLAVGRHQRHRHDPDEVSVLEDVARRAALAIENARIHAERRRVAQTLQQSLLPPVLPVVEGIGFAAEYVPTGDEAEVGGDFYDVVPLPDGRWLVVIGDVSGKGVQAAAVTGLVRDVIRVLVGDGKPLPEVLGRLNETLVERGGGRYCTLALAAVGPGDGDQLDVSLHLAGHDRPVLLHGGGGADFVGTGGTALGLLDAIATPTAEIALKPGDALIFYTDGVTERRRGRELFGTDRLRESAAPLAGYSADVVAARLRATAIAFSVEPPRDDIAVLVLRNDAL, encoded by the coding sequence GTGTCAGCGGAGGCGGGGCCCGCCATGAACGGCGGCTCGGACGAGCACATCCGCCGGGTCCGCCTCCCCGCGGACCGGCGCACGCCCGCCGCGGCCCGCGCGCTCGTCCGGTCCGTGCTCGCCGAGGCGGACCTGCACGAACTGCTCAACGAGGCGCTGCTGCTCACCACCGAACTCACCACCAACGCGGTCGAGCACGCGCGCACCGAACTGGACATCGAGGTCGAAGCCGACCCGGGCGGGCTCACCGTCACCGTCACCGACTTCGCCTCCGGCCCGGTCGACGAACTGCTCGTCGGCGTCCGGAACACCACCTCCGACATCACCGAGGTCGCCGAGCGCGGGCGCGGGCTCCTGCTGGTCGACCACTTCGCCAGCCGGTGGGGCACCACCTACCTGCCCACCGGGAAGGGTGTCTGGTTCCGGCTCGACCGGCCCGGCGTGGGAGCCGCCACCCGGCCCGGCGGCCTGACGCCGGCCACCCAGGCCGCCGACGGGGACGGGGGCACCCCGAGCGCCGCCGCGATGAGCGAACTCATGCAGACCACCCCCGACCCGTACGCCGACGACCCGCTGCCCGAGTTCGCCGCCGGGCTGCTCACCCGGGTCGCCGAGATGGTCGGCGCGGCCGGCGGCGTCGTACGGCTGGACCGCGGCGACGGCCAGGGCAGCCAGGTGCTCGCCCGCTACGGCCGGCAGCCCCGCGAGGGCAACGAACTGCTGCGCGTCCCGCTCGCCGTGCACCGCCCGTACGCCGGCGAGCTGGAACTGGACGCCGCGCCCTCGGCGTACGCCCGGCCCCTCGCGGTGCTGGCCGGCGAGCGGCTCTCCCTGCACCTGGAGAACGACCGGCTGCGCCGCGCCGACGTACGCCGGTCCGCCTGGCTCACCTTCCTCGCCGAGGCGAGCGAGCTGCTCGCCCAGTCGCTGGACGTCGAACTGACCATGGCGCTCGTCCCGCAGCTCGTGGTGCCCCGGCTGGGCCAGTGGTGCGCCGTGCACACCACCGACGAGTGGGGGCGGCTGCGGCTCGCCGCGGCCAGTCACGCCGACGAGGCGTTGCTGCCCCAGCTGCACCGCGTGCTCCAGGAGACCGGGCCGGACTCGATCCAGGCCCGGCTGCGGGAGGCGTCCCGGAGCGCCGCGCAGGTGCCGCTGGGCGCGCCGATGGAGGGCTTCGCCGTACCCCTGATCGCCCGCGGGCAGCGGCTCGGCACCCTGGCCGTGGGCCGCCATCAGCGGCACCGGCACGACCCCGACGAGGTCTCGGTGCTGGAGGACGTGGCCCGGCGGGCCGCGCTGGCCATCGAGAACGCCCGGATCCACGCCGAGCGCCGCCGGGTCGCGCAGACCCTCCAGCAGTCGCTGCTGCCGCCGGTGCTCCCGGTGGTCGAGGGCATCGGCTTCGCCGCCGAGTACGTCCCGACCGGCGACGAAGCCGAGGTCGGCGGCGACTTCTACGACGTGGTGCCGCTGCCGGACGGCCGGTGGCTCGTGGTGATCGGCGACGTCTCCGGCAAGGGCGTCCAGGCGGCGGCGGTGACCGGCCTGGTCCGGGACGTGATCCGGGTGCTGGTCGGCGACGGCAAGCCGCTGCCCGAGGTGCTCGGCCGGCTCAACGAGACGCTCGTCGAGCGGGGCGGCGGCCGCTACTGCACGCTGGCGCTCGCGGCGGTGGGTCCGGGCGACGGCGACCAGCTCGACGTCTCGCTGCACCTGGCCGGGCACGACCGGCCGGTGCTGCTGCACGGCGGCGGCGGGGCGGACTTCGTCGGCACCGGCGGCACGGCGCTGGGCCTGCTCGATGCGATCGCCACCCCGACCGCCGAGATCGCGCTCAAGCCCGGCGACGCGCTGATCTTCTACACCGACGGGGTCACCGAACGGCGGCGCGGCCGGGAACTGTTCGGCACCGACCGGCTCCGCGAGTCGGCCGCGCCCCTGGCCGGCTACTCGGCGGACGTGGTCGCCGCCCGCCTCCGCGCCACCGCCATCGCCTTCTCGGTGGAACCACCACGCGACGACATAGCCGTCCTGGTCCTCCGCAACGACGCCCTCTAA
- a CDS encoding S9 family peptidase, giving the protein MTTENPVPVAKRVPADRTHHGDTVVDEYAWLAAKDDPDTIAYLTAENAYTQARTAHLEGLRADLFEETRRRTQETDLSVPTRKDGHWYYTRTVEGQQYGVQCRRAVRDGETTPPVSEDGAPLDGEEVLLDGNQLAEGHDFFALGAFDVSPDGRWLAYSTDFSGDERFTLRIKDLSTGEVLPDEIPDTFYGTAWSSDASTLFYVTVDDAWRPNRVWRHTVGTPSSEDVVVHQEDDERFWVGVELTRSERFVVIDIHSKITSEVRVIPAANPTGEPAIIAPRRQGVEYAVEHHGHRFLILHNDGAEDFALAYTSADAPGDWTPLIPHTPGTRLESVDAFENHLVVSLRSNGLTGLRVLPVGGGDSFDIAFPEPLYSVGLDANPEYRTSEVRLRYTSLVTPDSVYDYDLVTRQLVLRRRKPVRPGPDGREYDPADYEQHRDWALADDGTRVPISLVCRKDTPRDGSAPAVIYGYGSYEASMDPWFSIARLSLLDRGVIFAVAHIRGGGELGRRWYDEGKLLAKKNTFTDFVACARHLVKAGWTASDRLVARGASAGGLLMGAVANLAPDAFAGIVAQVPFVDALTSILDPSLPLTVTEWEEWGNPLDDPEVYAYMKSYTPYENVTAVDYPAILAVTSLNDTRVLYHEPAKWIARLRAVAPQGDYLLRTEMGAGHGGPSGRYDAWREEAFINAWILDRLGRS; this is encoded by the coding sequence GTGACCACCGAGAACCCTGTCCCCGTCGCCAAGCGCGTTCCGGCCGACCGGACCCACCACGGCGACACCGTCGTCGACGAGTACGCCTGGCTCGCCGCAAAGGACGACCCGGACACGATCGCCTACCTGACCGCGGAGAACGCGTACACGCAGGCGCGCACCGCACACCTGGAGGGGCTGCGCGCGGACCTGTTCGAGGAGACCCGCCGGCGCACCCAGGAGACCGACCTGTCGGTGCCGACCCGCAAGGACGGCCACTGGTACTACACCCGCACGGTCGAGGGCCAGCAGTACGGCGTGCAGTGCCGCCGGGCCGTCCGCGACGGCGAGACCACCCCGCCGGTCAGCGAGGACGGCGCGCCGCTCGACGGCGAGGAGGTGCTGCTCGACGGCAACCAGCTCGCGGAGGGGCACGACTTCTTCGCGCTCGGCGCGTTCGACGTCAGCCCGGACGGCCGCTGGCTGGCCTACTCCACCGACTTCTCCGGCGACGAGCGCTTCACGCTGCGGATCAAGGACCTGTCGACCGGCGAGGTGCTGCCCGACGAGATCCCGGACACCTTCTACGGCACCGCCTGGTCCAGCGACGCCTCGACGCTGTTCTACGTCACGGTCGACGACGCCTGGCGGCCGAACCGGGTCTGGCGGCACACGGTGGGCACCCCGTCGAGCGAGGACGTGGTGGTGCACCAGGAGGACGACGAGCGGTTCTGGGTGGGCGTCGAGCTGACCCGCTCGGAGCGGTTCGTGGTCATCGACATCCACAGCAAGATCACCAGCGAGGTGCGGGTGATCCCGGCCGCCAACCCCACCGGCGAGCCGGCGATCATCGCGCCGCGCCGGCAGGGCGTCGAGTACGCGGTGGAGCACCACGGGCACCGTTTCCTCATCCTGCACAACGACGGCGCGGAGGACTTCGCGCTCGCGTACACCTCGGCGGACGCGCCGGGCGACTGGACGCCGCTGATCCCGCACACCCCGGGCACCCGGCTGGAGTCCGTCGACGCGTTCGAGAACCACCTGGTCGTCTCGCTGCGCAGCAACGGGCTGACCGGCCTGCGGGTGCTGCCGGTCGGCGGCGGGGACAGTTTCGACATCGCCTTCCCGGAGCCGCTCTACAGCGTCGGGCTGGACGCCAACCCGGAGTACCGCACCAGCGAGGTGCGTCTGCGCTACACCTCGCTCGTCACCCCGGACTCGGTCTACGACTACGACCTGGTCACCCGGCAACTGGTGCTGCGCCGGCGCAAGCCGGTCCGGCCCGGCCCGGACGGGCGGGAGTACGACCCGGCCGACTACGAGCAGCACCGGGACTGGGCGCTCGCCGACGACGGCACCCGGGTGCCGATCTCGCTGGTCTGCCGGAAGGACACACCGCGCGACGGCTCCGCCCCCGCCGTCATCTACGGCTACGGGTCGTACGAGGCGAGCATGGACCCCTGGTTCTCCATCGCCCGGCTCAGCCTGCTCGACCGGGGCGTGATCTTCGCGGTCGCGCACATCCGCGGCGGCGGCGAGCTGGGCCGGCGCTGGTACGACGAGGGCAAGCTGCTGGCCAAGAAGAACACCTTCACCGACTTCGTGGCCTGCGCCCGGCACCTGGTCAAGGCGGGCTGGACGGCGAGCGACCGGCTGGTCGCCCGGGGCGCCTCGGCCGGCGGCCTGCTGATGGGCGCGGTGGCCAACCTGGCCCCGGACGCGTTCGCCGGGATCGTCGCGCAGGTGCCGTTCGTGGACGCGCTCACCTCGATCCTCGACCCGTCGCTGCCGCTCACCGTCACCGAGTGGGAGGAGTGGGGCAACCCGCTCGACGACCCCGAGGTCTACGCGTACATGAAGTCGTACACGCCGTACGAGAACGTGACCGCTGTGGACTACCCGGCGATCCTCGCGGTGACCAGCCTCAACGACACCCGGGTGCTCTACCACGAGCCGGCCAAGTGGATCGCCCGGCTGCGGGCGGTCGCCCCGCAGGGCGACTACCTGCTCAGGACCGAGATGGGCGCGGGCCACGGCGGCCCGAGCGGCCGGTACGACGCCTGGCGCGAGGAGGCGTTCATCAACGCCTGGATCCTGGACCGGCTGGGCCGCTCCTGA